From the bacterium genome, one window contains:
- a CDS encoding TIGR03960 family B12-binding radical SAM protein: MPVCAETYERLLARVEKPGRYLGNELGVVRKDPAAVELRFALAFPEVYEIAQSHPGLQLLYDLLNRRPDVYAERVYAPWFDLEAVLRRAGHPLVSLETYTPLREFDLVGFSLQYELTYTNILAMLDLGGIPLRAAARGADDPLVVAGGPCAFNPEPIADFLDAVLLGDGEEAIHDLCEAYKRWNGRDRGALLAALAEVPGVYVPAFYAPQRDARGRLVAVAPRRPELPPVVEKRILRDLDAVPIADTHVVPNIRVVHGRPSLEVMRGCVKGCRFCQAGYIYRPLRERDPRRVLAQAERAVAATGSDELSLLSLSTGDYSCVNPVLTELMNRFAGERVAVSLPSTRVDALAPSLLEQIRRVRKTGFTLAPEAGSQRLRDIIQKEYEEEELIEAARQIFGLGWRALKLYFMLGLPGEDETDLVAIADLAAKVAATGKGRVEVTASVSTFVPKPHTPFQWSAQIDVAETEARQSLLRRELGKRRIRFKWHDARTSYLEGIFSRGGRELAPLLLAAYARGCRFDGWTEHCRFDAWEAALAETGIEPSDYLRRRYLNEALPWDHLSSGVTKAYLQRELAYAVEGRLTPDCSIERCTYCGACDFTQVRNVTYHLKGAKGGEHRGAVVDNWAHVAVGGELPAAPGSWEPRGWQKLQQKQAAGRRAQRPRQPASVAAPPPPAAPAPAAAQPGLGNAEEWINAGTEALAPPIAILPPRMRIRLTYAKRARARFISHLELIEVFDRACRRAHLPLAFSQGHRPAPRLRFSPGLPVGAESDCEAVDIDLTAALPVDEIARRFGAHLPDGLTILAAEAIALRAPSLEHDLVGFRYRVDIGELFNGDGGAWIDARLSDFLARDAFPLRKRGGRTEKTVDARPLVHRLIRVAPHLVEIDVAFSPAGSLKPTELLAALLDLDVETARALPLTKTHAFRRGADAPQVAAASASA; encoded by the coding sequence ATGCCCGTGTGCGCCGAGACCTACGAACGACTGCTGGCCCGCGTCGAGAAGCCGGGCCGCTATCTCGGCAACGAGCTCGGGGTGGTGCGCAAGGATCCGGCGGCGGTCGAGCTGCGCTTCGCGCTCGCCTTCCCGGAGGTCTACGAGATCGCGCAGTCGCACCCCGGCCTGCAGCTCCTCTACGACCTGCTGAACCGCCGGCCCGATGTCTATGCGGAACGGGTCTACGCGCCCTGGTTCGATCTCGAGGCGGTGCTGCGGCGGGCCGGCCATCCGCTGGTCTCGCTCGAAACCTATACGCCGCTGCGCGAGTTCGACCTGGTGGGCTTCAGCCTGCAGTACGAGCTGACGTACACGAACATCCTGGCGATGCTCGACCTCGGCGGCATCCCGCTGCGCGCCGCGGCGCGCGGCGCCGACGATCCGTTGGTCGTCGCCGGCGGCCCCTGCGCCTTCAATCCCGAGCCGATCGCCGACTTCCTCGACGCCGTGCTGCTCGGCGACGGCGAGGAGGCGATCCACGATCTGTGCGAGGCGTACAAGCGCTGGAACGGGCGCGACCGCGGGGCGCTGCTGGCAGCGCTGGCCGAGGTGCCGGGCGTCTACGTGCCGGCGTTCTACGCGCCACAGCGGGACGCACGCGGTCGCCTGGTCGCCGTCGCGCCGCGGCGGCCGGAGCTGCCGCCGGTGGTCGAGAAGCGCATCCTGCGCGACCTCGACGCCGTGCCGATCGCCGACACGCACGTGGTGCCCAACATCCGCGTCGTCCACGGCCGGCCGTCGCTGGAGGTGATGCGCGGCTGCGTCAAGGGCTGCCGCTTCTGCCAGGCCGGCTACATCTACCGGCCGCTGCGCGAGCGCGACCCGCGCCGGGTGCTGGCGCAGGCCGAGCGCGCCGTGGCGGCGACCGGCAGCGACGAGCTGTCGCTGCTCAGCCTGAGCACCGGCGACTACAGTTGCGTCAACCCGGTGCTCACCGAGCTGATGAACCGCTTCGCCGGCGAGCGCGTCGCGGTGTCGCTGCCCTCCACCCGCGTCGACGCGCTGGCGCCGTCGCTCCTCGAGCAGATCCGCCGCGTCCGCAAGACCGGCTTCACGCTCGCCCCGGAGGCCGGCTCGCAGCGCCTGCGCGACATCATCCAGAAGGAGTACGAGGAGGAGGAGCTGATCGAGGCGGCGCGGCAGATCTTCGGCCTCGGCTGGCGCGCCCTGAAGCTCTACTTCATGCTCGGCCTGCCGGGCGAGGACGAGACGGACCTGGTCGCCATCGCCGATCTCGCCGCCAAGGTCGCCGCCACCGGCAAGGGGCGGGTCGAGGTGACCGCCAGCGTGTCGACCTTCGTCCCCAAGCCGCACACGCCGTTCCAGTGGTCGGCGCAGATCGACGTCGCCGAGACCGAGGCCCGCCAGTCGCTGCTGCGCCGCGAGCTCGGCAAGCGCCGCATCCGCTTCAAGTGGCACGATGCCCGGACCTCGTACCTCGAGGGCATCTTCTCGCGCGGCGGCCGCGAGCTGGCACCGCTGCTGCTGGCCGCCTACGCGCGCGGCTGCCGCTTCGACGGCTGGACCGAGCACTGCCGCTTCGACGCCTGGGAGGCAGCGCTGGCCGAAACCGGCATCGAGCCCAGCGACTACCTGCGCCGCCGCTACCTCAACGAGGCCCTGCCCTGGGATCATCTCAGCAGCGGCGTCACCAAGGCCTACCTGCAGCGCGAGCTCGCCTACGCCGTCGAGGGGCGGCTGACCCCCGACTGTTCGATCGAGCGCTGCACCTACTGCGGCGCCTGCGACTTCACCCAGGTGCGCAACGTCACCTACCATCTGAAGGGCGCCAAGGGCGGCGAGCATCGAGGCGCGGTGGTCGACAACTGGGCCCACGTCGCGGTCGGCGGCGAGTTGCCGGCGGCGCCCGGGAGCTGGGAGCCGCGCGGCTGGCAGAAGCTGCAGCAGAAGCAGGCGGCCGGCCGCCGCGCGCAGCGGCCGCGACAGCCTGCGAGCGTCGCCGCGCCGCCGCCGCCGGCCGCGCCGGCGCCCGCCGCCGCGCAGCCCGGACTCGGCAACGCCGAGGAGTGGATCAACGCCGGCACCGAGGCGCTGGCGCCGCCGATCGCGATCCTGCCGCCCCGCATGCGGATCCGCCTCACCTACGCCAAGCGCGCCCGCGCCCGCTTCATCAGCCATCTCGAGCTGATCGAGGTCTTCGACCGCGCCTGTCGGCGCGCCCACCTGCCGCTCGCCTTCAGCCAGGGCCACCGGCCGGCGCCGCGCCTGCGCTTCAGCCCCGGCCTGCCGGTCGGCGCCGAGAGCGACTGCGAAGCGGTCGACATCGACCTCACCGCCGCGCTGCCGGTGGACGAGATCGCCCGCCGCTTCGGCGCCCACCTGCCCGACGGCCTCACCATTCTCGCCGCCGAGGCGATCGCCCTGCGCGCCCCCAGCCTGGAGCACGACCTGGTCGGCTTCCGCTATCGCGTCGACATCGGCGAGCTGTTCAACGGCGACGGCGGCGCCTGGATCGACGCCCGGCTCTCCGACTTCCTCGCCCGCGACGCCTTCCCGCTGCGCAAGCGCGGCGGCCGGACCGAGAAGACCGTCGACGCGCGCCCGCTGGTGCATCGCCTGATCCGCGTCGCGCCGCACCTGGTGGAGATCGACGTCGCCTTCTCGCCCGCCGGGTCGCTGAAGCCGACCGAGCTGCTGGCGGCGTTGCTCGACCTCGACGTCGAGACGGCCCGCGCCCTGCCCCTCACCAAGACCCACGCGTTCCGGCGCGGCGCCGACGCGCCGCAGGTCGCGGCGGCGAGCGCCTCGGCGTAG
- a CDS encoding Rne/Rng family ribonuclease, with protein sequence MARQIIINSTPQEARVATMENARLLEIQIERVRERSLAGSICKGRVLRVLPGMQAAFVDIGLEKAAFLPGADFFPLSADEYALRETPPDTPDTPPGDDAASAGAEDAGGRRARVLPPIEERLQKGQDVIVQISKEPIGSKGARLTSNISLPGRYLVYLPYSNQIGISRRLASEEERQRLREAVEAVASESGGIIIRTACEGVSKREIQSDLRLLRRQWQHLSRKAESLPAPAILHQELDVILRTMRDLSASDVTRVMVDNRRDYQRILDFTDEVMPRARPRVELYELPEPIFERYGIEAQINKALERKVWLKSGGYIVIDHTEALTAIDVNTGRFIGKTDQRETALRTNLEAARVIADQLRLRNIGGLIIIDFIDMDHAEDRKAVLAALNESIKGDKARATILGISELGLVEMTRQRTRESLAQRLCEPCPTCNQRGLVKGVATTAYEALRRIRREATLNGAVQRLEVALPGPVLAFLHQYEPAALREIERELGVPIAVSERSDASVDYAILPVVAKEAAK encoded by the coding sequence GTGGCGCGGCAGATCATCATCAACTCGACGCCCCAGGAGGCGCGCGTCGCCACGATGGAGAACGCCCGCCTGCTCGAGATCCAGATCGAGCGGGTGCGCGAGCGCAGCCTGGCCGGCAGCATCTGCAAGGGCCGCGTGCTGCGCGTCCTGCCGGGCATGCAGGCCGCGTTCGTCGACATCGGCCTGGAGAAGGCCGCGTTCCTGCCCGGCGCCGACTTCTTCCCGCTCAGCGCCGACGAGTACGCGCTGCGCGAGACGCCCCCCGACACGCCGGACACGCCGCCCGGCGATGACGCCGCGAGCGCGGGCGCCGAGGACGCCGGCGGCCGCCGCGCCCGCGTGCTGCCGCCGATCGAGGAGCGGCTGCAGAAGGGTCAGGACGTCATCGTCCAGATCAGCAAGGAGCCGATCGGCAGCAAGGGCGCGCGCCTGACCTCCAACATCTCCCTGCCCGGCCGCTACCTGGTGTACCTGCCATACAGCAACCAGATCGGCATCTCGCGGCGGCTGGCGAGCGAGGAGGAGCGGCAGCGCCTGCGCGAAGCGGTGGAGGCCGTCGCCTCGGAGAGCGGCGGCATCATCATCCGCACCGCCTGCGAGGGCGTGTCGAAGCGCGAGATCCAGTCCGACCTGCGCCTCCTGCGCCGCCAGTGGCAGCACCTGTCGCGCAAGGCGGAGAGCCTGCCGGCGCCGGCGATCCTGCACCAGGAGCTCGACGTGATCCTGCGCACCATGCGCGACCTGTCGGCGAGCGACGTCACCCGGGTGATGGTGGACAATCGGCGCGACTACCAGCGCATCCTCGACTTCACCGACGAGGTGATGCCGCGCGCCCGGCCGCGCGTCGAGCTCTACGAGCTGCCCGAGCCGATCTTCGAGCGCTACGGCATCGAGGCGCAGATCAACAAGGCGCTGGAGCGCAAGGTGTGGCTGAAGTCGGGCGGCTACATCGTCATCGACCATACCGAGGCGCTGACCGCGATCGACGTCAACACCGGCCGCTTCATCGGCAAGACCGACCAGCGGGAGACGGCGCTGCGCACCAACCTCGAGGCGGCGCGGGTGATCGCCGACCAGCTCCGCCTGCGCAACATCGGCGGCCTGATCATCATCGACTTCATCGACATGGACCATGCCGAGGACCGCAAGGCGGTGCTGGCGGCGCTCAACGAGTCGATCAAGGGCGACAAGGCGCGCGCCACCATCCTCGGGATCTCCGAGCTCGGCCTGGTCGAGATGACCCGGCAGCGGACGCGCGAGAGCCTGGCGCAGCGCCTGTGCGAGCCCTGCCCGACCTGCAATCAGCGCGGCCTGGTGAAGGGCGTCGCCACCACCGCCTACGAGGCGCTGCGCCGCATCCGCCGGGAAGCGACGCTCAACGGCGCCGTGCAGCGGCTCGAGGTCGCCCTCCCGGGCCCGGTGCTCGCCTTCCTCCACCAGTACGAACCCGCCGCGCTGCGCGAGATCGAGCGCGAGCTGGGCGTGCCGATCGCCGTCAGCGAACGCAGCGATGCGTCGGTCGACTACGCGATCCTCCCGGTGGTCGCCAAGGAAGCCGCCAAGTAG
- a CDS encoding SDR family NAD(P)-dependent oxidoreductase — protein MDYRNKVVVVTGASSGIGYEAAKAFAQRGAIVVAVARREALLQKLIGECQAASPQSFYIAGDLGERALAEQVVDEAVRRHGRLDILVNNAAISKHKHTYHTSAEEADVVMRVNFMSCVWTTYAAIPPMLRQGGGFIVNVSSFAAKVSPPREGLYAASKAAMNAFSEGLWNDLAGSNIHVAIVNPGPIDTEIWEKEDEPPAYHGPKYPPAIVVDAIFEVIEKRRYEVTIPRRHPMLITARILRLFLPGVLRFGMGKTEPVPAELLDRARARAAQGRRLGDVG, from the coding sequence ATGGACTATCGGAACAAGGTCGTCGTCGTCACCGGCGCGTCGTCAGGGATCGGCTACGAGGCGGCCAAGGCGTTCGCCCAGCGCGGCGCGATCGTCGTCGCGGTGGCGCGGCGCGAGGCGCTGTTGCAGAAGCTGATCGGCGAGTGTCAGGCGGCGTCGCCGCAGTCGTTCTACATCGCCGGCGACCTCGGCGAGCGGGCGCTGGCGGAGCAGGTGGTCGACGAGGCCGTGCGGCGTCATGGGCGGCTGGACATCCTGGTCAACAACGCCGCCATCTCGAAGCACAAGCACACCTACCACACCAGCGCCGAGGAGGCGGACGTCGTGATGCGGGTGAATTTCATGTCCTGCGTCTGGACGACCTACGCCGCGATCCCGCCGATGCTGCGCCAGGGCGGCGGGTTCATCGTCAATGTCTCGTCCTTCGCCGCCAAGGTGTCGCCGCCGCGCGAGGGCCTCTACGCGGCGTCCAAGGCGGCGATGAACGCCTTCAGCGAAGGTCTGTGGAACGACCTCGCGGGCTCGAACATCCACGTCGCGATCGTCAATCCGGGCCCGATCGACACCGAGATCTGGGAGAAGGAGGACGAACCGCCCGCATACCACGGCCCCAAGTATCCGCCCGCCATCGTCGTCGACGCCATCTTCGAGGTGATCGAGAAGCGCCGCTACGAGGTGACCATTCCGCGCCGCCATCCGATGCTGATCACGGCGCGCATCCTGCGGCTGTTCCTGCCCGGCGTGCTGCGTTTCGGCATGGGCAAAACCGAGCCGGTGCCGGCGGAGCTCCTCGATCGGGCGCGTGCCCGCGCCGCGCAGGGCAGACGCTTGGGCGACGTCGGCTGA
- a CDS encoding DoxX family protein: MDPEVMGRFLVTAFFAVVFLQSALDKLTDSAGNLEFLAGHFKNSPFPPAMVTRMFWILTALEALAGVLCGLGIVFFSFTRAGVNLASLGLTVSGLALLALITGQRFAKDYAGAAVVAAYVAVDLVGLLFFA; this comes from the coding sequence ATGGATCCAGAGGTGATGGGACGATTCCTGGTGACGGCCTTCTTCGCCGTCGTCTTCCTGCAATCGGCGCTCGACAAGCTGACCGACTCGGCCGGCAACCTCGAGTTCCTGGCCGGGCACTTCAAGAACAGCCCGTTCCCGCCGGCGATGGTGACGCGGATGTTCTGGATCCTCACCGCGCTGGAAGCGCTGGCCGGGGTGCTGTGCGGGCTCGGGATCGTGTTCTTCAGCTTCACCCGCGCCGGCGTCAACCTCGCCTCGCTCGGGTTGACGGTGTCCGGCCTGGCCCTGCTGGCCCTGATCACCGGCCAGCGCTTCGCCAAGGACTACGCCGGGGCCGCAGTGGTGGCGGCGTACGTCGCCGTCGACCTCGTGGGGTTGCTCTTCTTCGCCTGA
- a CDS encoding peptidyl-prolyl cis-trans isomerase, whose product MRALMVAVLMVGLSAAGARGADSNPVVVMKTSMGTIKIELDREKAPVSTENFIAYVNDKFYDGTIFHRVIPDFMIQGGGFDKEMNQKTTKAPIKNEAGNGRKNTKGTVAMARTSDPNSATAQFFINTKDNAFLDHRDDSVQGYGYAVFGTVVDGMDVVEKISAVPTTTKLPHQNVPVTPVVIESVVVEKK is encoded by the coding sequence ATGCGGGCATTGATGGTGGCAGTGTTGATGGTGGGTCTGAGCGCGGCCGGGGCGCGGGGCGCGGACAGCAACCCCGTCGTGGTCATGAAGACCTCGATGGGGACGATCAAGATCGAGCTCGACCGCGAGAAGGCCCCGGTGTCGACCGAGAACTTCATCGCCTACGTGAACGACAAGTTCTACGACGGCACGATCTTCCATCGCGTCATCCCCGACTTCATGATCCAGGGCGGCGGCTTCGACAAGGAGATGAACCAGAAGACGACGAAGGCGCCGATCAAGAACGAGGCGGGTAACGGGCGCAAGAACACCAAGGGCACCGTCGCCATGGCGCGCACCAGCGATCCCAACAGCGCCACGGCGCAGTTCTTCATCAACACCAAGGACAACGCCTTCCTCGACCACCGCGACGACAGCGTCCAGGGGTACGGCTACGCGGTGTTCGGCACGGTGGTCGACGGCATGGACGTGGTCGAGAAGATCTCGGCCGTGCCGACCACGACCAAGCTGCCGCACCAGAACGTGCCGGTGACGCCGGTGGTCATCGAGAGCGTGGTGGTCGAGAAGAAGTGA
- a CDS encoding 2-oxoacid:acceptor oxidoreductase subunit alpha has protein sequence MESDSATAVAAGAGASGAKAIEERDEVVIRFAGDSGDGMQLAGQHFTNETALAGNDLSTLPDFPAEIRAPAGTLAGVSGFQLHFSSRDVFTPGDAPDVLVAMNPAALKVNIGDLQPNGILIVDKEQFNEQNLRKAEYASNPLADDSLNRFQVFQVDITKLTINALKDLGLPTRTMMRSRNFFALGLTSWLFQRPIEPTIKWIQAKFAKNAALGDANVRVLRAGWNFGETAEMFRTAYKVGPATIAPGRYRNITGNQAAALGFVAAARRAGRPLFLGSYPITPASDILHELATYKNFDVLTFQAEDEIAGVGSALGAAFGGAIALTTTSGPGICLKSEAINLAVATELPVVIADIQRGGPSTGLPTKTEQADLLLAMFGRNSDSPVPILAPATPAECFQMAFEAVRIAVAYMTPVFFLSDGYLANGAEPWAIPRAADLPEIRAVFRTDPNGFYPYLRDPETLSRPWAIPGTPGLEHRIGGLEKDYLTGNVSYAPANHEQMVRVRARKIAGIAREIPPTEVRGAGEGDLLLLGWGSTYGSLEAATRVLTAQGKRVGHAHLRFLNPLPGDLGEVLARFRRVLVPELNMGQLVRLIRAEYLVDAVGLNKIQGQPFKVSEVVSKATRMLESSR, from the coding sequence ATGGAATCAGACAGCGCCACCGCGGTGGCGGCAGGGGCCGGCGCCAGCGGCGCCAAGGCGATCGAAGAGCGCGACGAGGTCGTCATCCGCTTCGCCGGCGATTCCGGCGACGGCATGCAGCTCGCGGGACAGCACTTCACCAACGAGACCGCGCTCGCCGGCAACGACCTGAGCACCCTGCCCGACTTCCCGGCCGAGATCCGCGCTCCGGCGGGCACCCTCGCCGGCGTCAGCGGTTTTCAGCTCCACTTCTCCAGTCGCGACGTGTTCACGCCCGGCGACGCGCCCGACGTGCTGGTGGCGATGAACCCGGCGGCGCTGAAGGTGAACATCGGCGACCTGCAGCCGAACGGCATCCTCATCGTCGACAAGGAACAGTTCAACGAACAGAACCTGCGCAAGGCAGAATACGCGAGCAATCCGCTCGCCGACGATTCGCTCAACCGCTTCCAGGTGTTCCAGGTCGACATCACCAAGCTCACCATCAACGCGCTGAAGGACCTCGGCCTGCCGACGCGCACCATGATGCGCTCGCGCAACTTCTTCGCCCTCGGCCTGACGTCCTGGCTGTTCCAACGGCCGATCGAACCGACGATCAAGTGGATCCAGGCGAAGTTCGCCAAGAACGCCGCCCTCGGCGACGCCAACGTCCGGGTGCTGCGAGCGGGCTGGAACTTCGGCGAGACGGCGGAGATGTTCCGCACCGCCTACAAGGTCGGCCCGGCGACCATCGCCCCGGGCCGCTATCGCAACATCACCGGCAACCAGGCGGCGGCGCTCGGCTTCGTGGCCGCGGCGCGGCGCGCCGGACGGCCGCTCTTCCTCGGCAGCTATCCGATCACGCCGGCGAGCGACATCCTGCACGAGCTGGCCACCTACAAGAATTTCGACGTCCTCACCTTCCAGGCCGAGGACGAGATCGCCGGCGTCGGCTCGGCGCTCGGCGCGGCGTTCGGCGGCGCCATCGCGCTGACCACGACCAGCGGTCCGGGCATCTGCCTCAAGTCCGAGGCGATCAACCTCGCGGTCGCCACCGAGTTGCCGGTGGTCATCGCCGACATCCAGCGCGGCGGCCCGAGCACCGGGCTGCCGACCAAGACCGAGCAGGCCGACCTGCTGCTCGCCATGTTCGGCCGCAACAGCGACTCGCCGGTGCCGATCCTCGCTCCGGCGACGCCGGCCGAGTGCTTCCAGATGGCGTTCGAGGCGGTGCGCATCGCGGTCGCCTACATGACGCCGGTGTTCTTCCTCTCCGACGGCTACCTGGCGAACGGCGCCGAGCCGTGGGCGATCCCGCGCGCCGCCGACCTGCCGGAGATCCGCGCCGTCTTCCGCACCGATCCGAACGGCTTCTATCCCTACCTGCGCGATCCCGAGACCCTGTCGCGCCCGTGGGCGATCCCCGGCACCCCGGGCCTCGAGCACCGCATCGGTGGGCTGGAGAAGGACTACCTCACCGGCAACGTCAGCTACGCGCCGGCCAATCACGAGCAGATGGTGCGGGTGCGGGCGCGCAAGATCGCCGGCATCGCGCGCGAGATCCCGCCCACCGAGGTGCGCGGCGCCGGCGAGGGCGACCTGCTGCTGCTCGGCTGGGGCAGCACCTACGGCTCCCTGGAGGCCGCGACGCGTGTCCTGACCGCGCAGGGCAAACGGGTCGGCCACGCCCACCTGCGCTTCCTGAATCCGCTGCCCGGCGACCTCGGCGAGGTGCTGGCGCGTTTCAGGCGCGTGCTGGTGCCGGAGCTCAACATGGGCCAGTTGGTGCGGCTGATCCGCGCCGAGTACCTCGTCGACGCCGTCGGCCTGAACAAGATCCAGGGCCAACCGTTCAAGGTCAGCGAGGTGGTGAGCAAGGCCACCCGGATGCTGGAGTCGTCCCGATGA
- a CDS encoding HAD family phosphatase — MSTATPDAGVIFDLDGVIIDSEALQHRAYNLVLRRFGIEVDAVVYGREWIAAGRGPEYAVRELGLPISASELRRLKDPVYHELLRREIQLIPGARAALERLRPRFPLAVATNSHATDVDFVLARFALTPLFTAVVTREHYVEAKPAPDAFATAAARLGLAPARCVVIEDATKGIRAAAAAGCACIAFPHDYTADNDTSSAQAVIRSLDELTVELVQGVLH; from the coding sequence GTGAGCACCGCGACGCCCGACGCCGGCGTCATCTTCGACCTCGACGGCGTCATCATCGATTCGGAAGCGCTGCAGCACCGGGCCTACAACCTGGTGCTGCGGCGCTTCGGCATCGAGGTCGACGCGGTCGTCTACGGCCGCGAGTGGATCGCCGCCGGGCGCGGGCCGGAGTACGCGGTGCGCGAGCTCGGCCTGCCGATCTCGGCGAGCGAGCTGCGGCGGTTGAAGGATCCCGTCTACCACGAGCTGCTGCGGCGCGAGATCCAGCTCATCCCCGGCGCGCGCGCGGCGCTCGAGCGCCTGCGCCCCCGCTTCCCCTTGGCGGTGGCGACCAATTCGCACGCCACCGACGTCGACTTCGTGCTCGCGCGCTTCGCGTTGACGCCCCTGTTCACGGCGGTCGTCACCCGCGAGCACTACGTCGAGGCCAAGCCGGCGCCGGACGCGTTCGCCACCGCCGCGGCGCGACTCGGGCTCGCCCCGGCGCGCTGCGTGGTGATCGAGGACGCGACCAAGGGGATCCGCGCCGCCGCCGCCGCCGGCTGCGCCTGCATCGCCTTCCCGCACGACTACACGGCGGACAACGACACCAGCTCGGCGCAGGCGGTGATCCGCTCGCTGGACGAGCTGACGGTGGAGCTGGTTCAAGGCGTGCTCCACTGA
- a CDS encoding 2-oxoacid:ferredoxin oxidoreductase subunit beta — protein sequence MSTITAPTALSRKDFVTDQDVRWCPGCGDYSILAQVQKVMPELGIARENVVFVSGIGCSSRFPYYMNTYGFHSIHGRAPAIATGLKAARPELSVWVVTGDGDGLSIGGNHMLHALRRNIDLNLLLFNNRIYGLTKGQYSPTSEMGKVTKSTPLGSIDYPLNPVSVALGAEATFVARTVDVDAKHLQEMIRRASQHRGTAFVEILQNCNIFNDGAWSAISDKDSKPDNALVLEHGKPMLFGKQRDKGIRMNGHRLEVVQLGNGITAADLLVHDEQDATLAFLLGAMHTPAFPVPLGVLRAVQRPTYDEAINAQVAQAKAKLGAGDLDALFAQGDTWDVS from the coding sequence ATGAGCACCATCACCGCGCCGACGGCGCTGTCGCGCAAGGATTTCGTCACCGACCAGGACGTCCGCTGGTGCCCCGGCTGCGGCGACTACTCGATCCTCGCCCAGGTGCAGAAGGTGATGCCGGAGCTCGGCATCGCGCGCGAGAACGTGGTCTTCGTCTCCGGCATCGGCTGCTCGAGCCGCTTCCCGTACTACATGAACACCTACGGCTTTCACTCCATCCACGGCCGGGCGCCGGCGATCGCCACCGGCCTGAAGGCGGCGCGGCCGGAGCTCTCGGTGTGGGTGGTGACCGGCGACGGCGACGGCCTCAGCATCGGCGGCAACCACATGCTGCACGCGCTGCGGCGCAACATCGATCTCAACCTGCTGCTGTTCAACAACCGCATCTACGGCCTCACCAAGGGCCAGTACTCGCCGACCTCGGAGATGGGCAAGGTGACGAAGTCGACCCCGCTCGGCTCGATCGACTACCCGCTCAACCCGGTGTCGGTCGCGCTCGGCGCCGAGGCGACGTTCGTCGCCCGCACGGTCGACGTCGACGCCAAGCACCTGCAGGAGATGATCCGCCGCGCCAGCCAGCACCGCGGCACCGCGTTCGTCGAGATCCTGCAGAACTGCAACATCTTCAACGATGGCGCCTGGTCGGCGATCAGCGACAAGGACAGCAAGCCGGACAACGCGCTGGTGCTCGAGCACGGCAAGCCGATGCTGTTCGGCAAGCAGCGCGACAAGGGCATCCGCATGAACGGCCACCGGCTGGAGGTCGTGCAGCTCGGCAACGGCATCACCGCCGCCGACCTGCTGGTGCACGACGAGCAGGACGCCACCCTCGCCTTCCTGCTCGGCGCCATGCACACGCCGGCCTTCCCGGTGCCGCTCGGCGTGCTGCGCGCCGTGCAGCGCCCGACCTACGACGAGGCGATCAACGCCCAGGTGGCGCAGGCCAAGGCCAAGCTCGGCGCCGGCGACCTCGACGCCCTCTTCGCCCAGGGCGATACCTGGGACGTGAGCTGA
- a CDS encoding Rieske (2Fe-2S) protein — protein sequence MSERTMVARVADLPPGRTAKFVLVRDGREVEAFALNHGGRLVAYVNRCCHIPMTMDWVENQFLSDDGAHILCATHGALYEPANGECVAGPPLGKCLTPVPLEVRDGHIWAGWPEGE from the coding sequence ATGAGCGAGCGGACGATGGTGGCGCGGGTGGCGGATCTGCCGCCGGGTCGGACGGCCAAGTTCGTGCTCGTCCGCGACGGGCGCGAGGTCGAGGCCTTCGCCCTCAACCACGGCGGCCGCCTGGTCGCCTACGTCAACCGCTGCTGCCACATCCCGATGACCATGGACTGGGTCGAGAACCAGTTCCTCAGCGACGACGGCGCGCACATCCTCTGCGCCACCCACGGCGCCCTCTACGAACCCGCGAATGGCGAGTGCGTCGCCGGCCCCCCGCTCGGCAAGTGCCTGACCCCGGTCCCGCTCGAGGTCCGCGACGGCCACATCTGGGCCGGCTGGCCGGAAGGGGAATGA